One genomic segment of Pseudomonas sp. RU47 includes these proteins:
- the prpC gene encoding bifunctional 2-methylcitrate synthase/citrate synthase, with amino-acid sequence MAEAKVLSGAGLRGQVAGQTALSTVGQAGAGLTYRGYDVRELAADAQFEEVAYLLLYGELPTKAQLDEYQGKLSKLRDLPQALKEVLERIPADAHPMDVMRTGCSFLGNLEPEKDFSEQRDKTDRLLAAFPAIMCYWYRFSHDGKRINCVSDEPTIGGHFLHLLHDKKPSELHVKVMNVSLILYAEHEFNASTFTARVCASTLSDLYSCVTAAIGSLRGPLHGGANEAAMEMIERFSSPEEAIKGTLGMLERKDKIMGFGHAIYKDSDPRNEVIKGWSKKLADEVGDKVLFPVSEAIDKTMWEQKKLFPNADFYHASAYHFMGIPTKLFTPIFVCSRLTGWAAHVFEQRANNRIIRPSAEYVGVEQRKFVPIERR; translated from the coding sequence ATGGCCGAAGCAAAAGTACTCAGTGGCGCCGGGCTCCGTGGCCAGGTCGCCGGGCAAACCGCACTGTCCACCGTGGGCCAGGCCGGTGCCGGGCTGACCTATCGCGGTTACGACGTGCGCGAACTCGCTGCCGATGCGCAATTTGAAGAAGTCGCTTACCTGCTGCTCTACGGCGAGCTGCCGACGAAGGCGCAACTCGACGAATACCAAGGCAAACTGAGCAAGCTGCGCGACCTGCCGCAAGCGCTGAAAGAAGTGCTCGAACGCATCCCCGCCGACGCCCACCCGATGGACGTGATGCGCACCGGTTGCTCGTTCCTCGGCAACCTCGAGCCGGAGAAAGACTTCTCCGAACAGCGCGACAAAACTGACCGCTTGCTGGCCGCATTCCCGGCGATCATGTGCTACTGGTATCGCTTCAGCCACGACGGCAAACGCATCAACTGCGTCAGCGACGAGCCGACCATCGGCGGCCACTTCCTGCACTTGCTGCACGACAAGAAGCCGAGCGAACTGCACGTGAAAGTGATGAACGTCTCGCTGATCCTTTATGCCGAGCACGAATTCAACGCCTCGACCTTCACCGCCCGTGTTTGTGCATCGACGCTGTCCGATCTGTATTCCTGCGTCACTGCCGCTATTGGTTCGCTGCGCGGTCCGTTGCACGGCGGCGCCAATGAAGCAGCGATGGAAATGATCGAGCGCTTCTCGTCGCCGGAAGAGGCGATCAAAGGCACCCTCGGCATGCTTGAGCGCAAGGACAAGATCATGGGCTTCGGCCACGCGATCTATAAGGACAGCGATCCGCGCAACGAGGTGATCAAGGGCTGGTCGAAAAAACTCGCGGATGAAGTCGGCGACAAAGTGCTGTTCCCGGTTTCCGAAGCCATCGACAAGACCATGTGGGAGCAGAAAAAACTGTTCCCCAACGCCGATTTCTACCATGCCTCGGCGTACCACTTCATGGGCATCCCGACCAAGCTGTTCACGCCGATCTTCGTCTGCTCGCGCCTGACTGGCTGGGCTGCGCATGTGTTCGAACAACGCGCCAACAACCGCATCATCCGTCCAAGCGCCGAGTACGTCGGCGTCGAACAGCGCAAGTTCGTGCCAATCGAACGTCGCTGA
- the acnD gene encoding Fe/S-dependent 2-methylisocitrate dehydratase AcnD: MNTEFRKTLPGSPLDYFDARAAVEAIQPGSYDTLPYTSRVLAENLVRRCDPATLTDSLKQLIERKRDLDFPWFPARVVCHDILGQTALVDLAGLRDAIALQGGDPAQVNPVVPTQLIVDHSLAVEAGGFDKQAFEKNRAIEDRRNEDRFHFINWTKKAFKNVDVIPPGNGIMHQINLEKMSPVIQVREGVAFPDTCVGTDSHTPHVDALGVIAIGVGGLEAESVMLGRASWMRLPESVGVELTGKLQPGITATDMVLALTEYLRKQKVVGAWLEFFGEGAAALTLGDRATISNMAPEYGATAAMFYIDQQTIDYLKLTGREDQQVQLVEQYAKLTGLWADSLKGAQYERGLSFDLSSVVRNMAGPSNPHARVAVSDLAAKGISGQWDDVPGQMPDGAVIIAAITSCTNTSNPRNVIAAGLLARNANKLGLTRKPWVKSSLAPGSKTVALYLDEAGLTTELEQLGFGVVAFACTTCNGMSGALDPVIQQEIIDRDLYATAVLSGNRNFDGRIHPYAKQAFLASPPLVVAYAIAGTIRFDIEKDVLGVVDGKEIRLKDIWPSDEEIDAVVKSSVKPEQFRQVYIPMFAVHEDTGPKVTPLYDWREMSTYIRRPPYWEGALAGARPLKGMRPLAVLPDNITTDHLSPSNAIMLDSAAGEYLAKMGLPEEDFNSYATHRGDHLTAQRATFANPKLFNEMVVENGKVKQGSLARVEPEGKVMRMWEAIETYMERKQPLIIIAGADYGQGSSRDWAAKGVRLAGVEAIAAEGFERIHRTNLVGMGVLPLEFKPGTDRHTLAIDGSETYDVIGERKPRADLTLVIHRKNGERVDVPVTCRLDTAEEVSIYEAGGVLQRFAQDFLEESAVAV, translated from the coding sequence ATGAACACAGAATTTCGCAAAACCCTGCCCGGCAGCCCTCTGGATTATTTCGACGCCCGTGCGGCGGTCGAAGCGATTCAGCCCGGCAGTTACGACACCCTGCCGTACACCTCCCGCGTGCTGGCGGAAAACCTCGTGCGTCGCTGCGACCCGGCCACGCTTACCGATTCCCTCAAGCAACTGATCGAACGCAAACGCGACCTCGACTTCCCGTGGTTTCCGGCGCGTGTGGTTTGCCACGACATTCTCGGTCAGACCGCGCTGGTCGACCTCGCTGGCCTGCGCGACGCGATCGCCTTGCAGGGCGGTGACCCGGCGCAGGTCAACCCGGTAGTGCCGACGCAATTGATCGTCGACCACTCGCTGGCAGTGGAGGCAGGCGGTTTCGACAAGCAGGCGTTCGAGAAAAACCGCGCCATCGAAGACCGTCGCAACGAAGACCGTTTCCACTTCATCAACTGGACCAAAAAGGCCTTCAAGAACGTTGACGTGATCCCACCGGGCAACGGCATCATGCACCAGATCAACCTGGAGAAAATGTCTCCGGTGATCCAGGTGCGTGAGGGCGTGGCGTTCCCCGACACTTGCGTCGGCACCGACAGCCACACCCCGCACGTCGATGCTTTGGGCGTGATTGCCATCGGCGTTGGCGGTCTCGAAGCCGAGAGCGTGATGCTCGGTCGCGCCTCGTGGATGCGCCTGCCGGAAAGCGTCGGCGTCGAATTGACCGGCAAGCTGCAACCGGGCATCACCGCCACCGACATGGTGCTGGCGCTGACCGAATACCTGCGCAAACAGAAAGTCGTCGGCGCATGGCTGGAATTCTTCGGCGAAGGCGCAGCGGCGCTGACCCTTGGCGACCGCGCGACCATCTCCAACATGGCCCCGGAATACGGCGCCACGGCGGCGATGTTCTACATCGATCAGCAAACCATCGATTACCTGAAACTCACCGGTCGCGAAGACCAGCAAGTGCAGTTGGTCGAGCAGTACGCCAAGCTCACCGGCCTGTGGGCAGACAGCCTGAAAGGCGCGCAATACGAGCGCGGGCTGAGCTTCGATCTGTCCTCGGTGGTGCGCAACATGGCCGGCCCGAGCAACCCGCACGCCCGCGTCGCGGTGTCGGATCTGGCCGCCAAAGGCATCTCCGGTCAGTGGGATGATGTGCCGGGGCAAATGCCCGACGGTGCGGTGATCATCGCCGCCATCACCAGTTGCACCAACACCAGCAACCCGCGCAACGTCATAGCCGCCGGCCTGCTCGCGCGCAACGCCAACAAGCTCGGCCTGACCCGCAAGCCATGGGTGAAATCCTCGCTGGCGCCGGGCTCGAAAACCGTGGCGCTGTATCTCGACGAAGCAGGGCTGACCACGGAGCTGGAGCAGCTCGGATTCGGTGTCGTCGCTTTCGCTTGCACTACCTGCAACGGCATGTCCGGTGCGCTCGATCCGGTGATCCAGCAGGAGATCATCGACCGCGATCTGTATGCGACCGCCGTGCTCTCGGGCAACCGCAACTTCGACGGCCGCATCCACCCGTACGCCAAGCAAGCGTTCCTCGCTTCGCCGCCGCTGGTGGTCGCCTATGCGATTGCCGGGACCATCCGCTTCGATATCGAAAAAGACGTGCTCGGTGTCGTGGACGGCAAAGAAATCCGCCTGAAAGACATCTGGCCGAGCGACGAAGAAATCGACGCCGTGGTGAAATCTTCGGTCAAGCCTGAGCAGTTCCGTCAGGTCTACATTCCGATGTTCGCCGTCCACGAAGACACCGGCCCGAAAGTCACGCCGCTGTACGACTGGCGCGAAATGAGCACTTACATCCGCCGTCCGCCGTACTGGGAAGGCGCGCTGGCCGGCGCACGTCCGCTTAAGGGCATGCGCCCGCTGGCGGTGCTGCCGGACAACATCACCACCGACCACCTGTCGCCGTCCAACGCGATCATGCTCGACAGCGCTGCCGGCGAATACTTGGCGAAAATGGGCCTGCCGGAAGAGGACTTCAACTCTTACGCCACGCACCGTGGCGACCACTTGACCGCGCAGCGCGCAACGTTTGCCAACCCGAAACTGTTCAATGAAATGGTCGTGGAAAACGGCAAGGTCAAACAGGGTTCGCTGGCGCGTGTCGAGCCGGAAGGCAAAGTGATGCGCATGTGGGAAGCCATCGAAACCTACATGGAACGCAAGCAGCCGCTGATCATCATTGCCGGCGCCGATTACGGTCAGGGTTCGTCCCGCGACTGGGCGGCGAAAGGCGTGCGTCTGGCCGGTGTCGAGGCGATTGCCGCTGAAGGTTTCGAGCGCATTCACCGCACCAACCTGGTGGGCATGGGCGTGTTGCCGCTGGAGTTCAAGCCGGGCACGGACCGTCATACGTTGGCCATCGATGGCAGCGAAACCTATGACGTGATCGGCGAGCGCAAACCGCGCGCGGACCTGACGCTGGTGATCCATCGCAAGAACGGCGAGCGCGTTGACGTGCCGGTGACCTGCCGTCTGGATACCGCTGAAGAAGTATCGATCTACGAGGCCGGCGGCGTGTTGCAGCGCTTCGCTCAGGACTTCCTTGAAGAGTCGGCGGTTGCCGTTTAA